The following are from one region of the Populus trichocarpa isolate Nisqually-1 chromosome 8, P.trichocarpa_v4.1, whole genome shotgun sequence genome:
- the LOC7483936 gene encoding transcription factor HHO2 yields the protein MDFAEKIQRCGEYVEALEEERRKIQVFERELPLCLELVTQAIEACKRELSGTTTEYNMHGQSECSEQTSSEGPVLEEFIPIKRTHSYDENDNENDDHQEQQSHDNSKRNKTSISSGNNDHKKKSDWLRSVQLWNHSPDLPQKQDLPRKAAVTEVKRNGAGGAFQPFHREKSIGKTSNQAIAKAPTSVPASTTSSTAVVATGGIGGGSNKKEDIDGGNQRKQRRCWSPELHRRFLHALRQLGGSHAATPKQIRELMKVDGLTNDEVKSHLQKYRLHTRRPSPTIHNNSNQQAPQFVVVGGIWVPPPEYAAVAATTASAETSPISAANGIYAPIAAAPPTVPQKPHHVQYEPLQSEGGGSHSEGGAHSNNSPATSSSTHTTTT from the exons atGGATTTTGCTGAGAAAATACAAAGGTGTGGTGAATATGTAGAAGCTTTAGAAGAAGAAAGACGCAAGATTCAAGTCTTTGAACGCGAGCTTCCTTTGTGTTTAGAGCTTGTTACTCAAG CGATTGAGGCATGTAAGAGGGAGTTATCAGGGACAACTACGGAGTATAACATGCATGGACAATCAGAATGCTCTGAGCAGACATCAAGTGAAGGGCCGGTTTTAGAGGAATTTATTCCTATCAAGAGAACTCACTCTTATGATgaaaatgataatgaaaatgACGATCATCAAGAGCAGCAATCACATGATAATAGTAAGAGAAACAAGACTAGCATCAGCAGCGGTAACAATGATCACAAGAAGAAATCTGATTGGCTTAGATCTGTCCAGTTGTGGAATCACTCCCCGGATCTACCACAAAAACAG GATCTGCCAAGAAAGGCAGCGGTGACAGAAGTGAAAAGAAATGGGGCTGGAGGTGCATTTCAGCCCTTCCACAGGGAGAAAAGTATAGGGAAGACTAGTAATCAGGCAATTGCCAAGGCACCAACTTCAGTGCCCGCTTCCACAACAAGTTCAACAGCGGTTGTTGCGACAGGAGGGATTGGTGGTGGAAGCAATAAAAAGGAAGACATAGATGGGGGAAATCAAAGAAAGCAAAGAAGGTGTTGGTCACCTGAGCTGCATAGAAGGTTCTTACATGCTCTTCGACAGCTTGGTGGTTCACATG CTGCAACACCAAAGCAAATTAGGGAGCTAATGAAGGTGGATGGACTTACTAATGATGAAGTCAAGAGTCATTTACAG AAATACCGTCTGCATACAAGAAGACCAAGCCCTACTATCCACAATAACAGCAATCAACAGGCACCACAATTTGTAGTTGTTGGTGGTATCTGGGTTCCACCACCCGAATATGCAGCAGTGGCTGCCACAACCGCCTCAGCGGAAACTTCCCCTATTTCCGCTGCCAACGGAATCTATGCACCAATAGCTGCAGCACCACCCACAGTCCCTCAAAAGCCACACCATGTACAATATGAGCCCTTGCAATCAGAAGGAGGGGGCAGTCATAGTGAAGGGGGTGCTCATTCTAATAATTCCCCTGCTACATCTTCCTCCACACATACTACAACAACGTAA